From a region of the Streptomyces tirandamycinicus genome:
- a CDS encoding AAA domain-containing protein → MTGTVIPLFDPGAEAARATAAILEDTLGGDARGVVVDSPPGAGKSTLVVRAALELAAAGRPLMVVAQTNAQVDDLVVRLAEKEPGLPVGRLHSSDPDPYDRALDELPAVRKSAKAGDLAGLDVVISTAAKWAHVKGVEPWRHAIVDEAYQMRSDALLAVAGLFERALFVGDPGQLDPFSVVGAEQWAGLSYDPSASAVSTLLAHNPELPQHRLPVSWRLPASAAPLVSAAFYPYTPFRSGTGAGDRRLTFGVASDGSGPDRVLDEAAESGWGLLELPARHTPRTDPEAVRAVALVVRRLLDRGGASVSERSPDPVPLTADRIAVGTAHRDQAASVRSALAELGVAGVTVDTANRLQGREFDVTVVLHPLSGRPDATAFHLETGRLCVLASRHRHACVVVCRAGVTELLDEHPSTEPVQLGVTVKFPDGWEANHAVLSHLGEHRVSWAP, encoded by the coding sequence GTGACCGGGACCGTGATCCCGCTGTTCGACCCCGGGGCGGAGGCCGCCCGTGCCACCGCCGCCATTCTGGAGGACACCCTCGGCGGGGATGCGCGCGGTGTCGTCGTGGACTCGCCCCCGGGCGCGGGGAAGTCGACACTCGTGGTGCGGGCGGCGCTGGAACTCGCCGCGGCCGGGCGCCCGTTGATGGTCGTCGCGCAGACCAACGCGCAGGTGGACGATCTGGTGGTGCGGCTGGCGGAGAAGGAGCCCGGGCTGCCCGTGGGCCGGCTGCACAGCAGCGACCCGGACCCGTACGACAGGGCGCTCGACGAACTGCCCGCGGTACGGAAGTCGGCGAAGGCCGGCGATCTCGCGGGGCTGGACGTGGTGATCTCGACCGCCGCGAAGTGGGCGCACGTCAAGGGCGTCGAACCCTGGCGGCACGCCATCGTGGACGAGGCGTACCAGATGCGTTCGGACGCGCTGCTCGCCGTGGCCGGGCTGTTCGAGAGGGCGCTGTTCGTGGGGGATCCGGGGCAGCTCGACCCGTTCTCCGTGGTCGGGGCCGAGCAGTGGGCGGGGCTGTCGTACGACCCGTCGGCGAGCGCGGTGTCCACGCTGCTCGCCCACAACCCGGAGCTGCCGCAGCACCGGCTCCCCGTGTCCTGGCGGCTGCCGGCGTCGGCCGCGCCCCTGGTGTCCGCCGCGTTCTACCCGTACACGCCCTTCCGCAGCGGTACGGGCGCGGGCGACCGGCGGCTGACGTTCGGGGTCGCTTCGGACGGCTCGGGGCCCGACCGGGTGCTGGACGAGGCGGCCGAGTCCGGCTGGGGTCTGCTGGAGCTCCCCGCCCGGCACACCCCGCGCACGGACCCGGAGGCGGTGCGGGCCGTGGCCCTGGTGGTCCGGCGGCTGCTCGACCGCGGAGGCGCGTCGGTCTCGGAGCGCTCCCCGGACCCGGTGCCGCTGACCGCGGACCGGATCGCCGTCGGCACGGCCCACCGCGACCAGGCCGCCTCGGTGCGGTCGGCGCTCGCGGAGCTGGGCGTCGCGGGTGTGACCGTGGACACCGCCAACCGGCTCCAGGGCAGGGAGTTCGATGTCACGGTCGTGCTCCATCCCCTGTCGGGACGCCCGGACGCGACGGCCTTCCACCTCGAGACCGGCCGCCTCTGCGTGCTGGCCTCCCGCCATCGCCACGCCTGCGTCGTCGTGTGCCGGGCGGGTGTCACCGAGCTGCTGGACGAGCACCCGTCCACGGAGCCGGTGCAGCTCGGTGTCACGGTGAAGTTCCCGGACGGATGGGAGGCGAACCACGCGGTGCTCTCACACCTGGGGGAACACCGGGTGAGCTGGGCTCCCTAG
- a CDS encoding bifunctional DNA primase/polymerase, which produces MSNRPRDDISAAPCSPDLHDERRRDVFAFLREDGRHHTAQITAPGADWLASASTHPRSTLALWESRPSAPFVVPCGGGVFDVVNVPAMFGRRMLDRLWSEGPGSGPVAYHRGRTLLFAAPGTAQRLPSLLEWEEWGGAVPPLLCHGTGDAITVPPLAPVPAGGAGPRWVVAPDTRHPWLPGPEVLLWACVRAARTTSAATVRISIFPPADQGAKVYDVSRRR; this is translated from the coding sequence ATGAGTAATCGGCCGCGAGACGACATCAGCGCCGCACCCTGCAGTCCCGACCTCCACGACGAGCGGCGGCGGGACGTCTTCGCCTTCCTGAGGGAGGACGGACGGCACCACACCGCCCAGATCACCGCACCCGGGGCCGACTGGCTCGCGTCCGCCAGTACGCATCCGCGGTCCACGCTGGCCCTGTGGGAGTCGCGGCCGTCCGCGCCGTTCGTCGTGCCGTGCGGCGGGGGCGTCTTCGACGTGGTGAACGTACCCGCGATGTTCGGGCGGCGGATGCTGGACCGGCTGTGGTCGGAGGGCCCGGGGTCGGGGCCGGTCGCGTACCACCGGGGCCGGACGCTGCTGTTCGCCGCCCCGGGCACGGCCCAGCGACTGCCGAGCCTGCTGGAGTGGGAGGAGTGGGGCGGTGCCGTGCCGCCCCTGCTCTGCCACGGCACCGGCGACGCGATCACCGTTCCGCCGCTCGCCCCGGTGCCCGCGGGTGGAGCCGGCCCGCGCTGGGTGGTGGCCCCCGACACCCGGCACCCGTGGCTCCCCGGGCCGGAGGTCCTGCTCTGGGCGTGTGTACGGGCGGCGCGCACCACCTCCGCGGCGACGGTGCGTATATCGATTTTTCCTCCCGCCGATCAGGGTGCTAAGGTCTACGACGTCAGCAGGCGCCGCTAG
- a CDS encoding M6 family metalloprotease domain-containing protein encodes MEGQQTLEDSPKGVERPTLRAGAAVFTSLVALAATTLAAGPASADTSPRRCALPRTAAHHSLGLDSWNSAYPRPDRTVDAVMVFLSFPDSAPLTTPDDLVADHFPATSDFFRNASYGRFLLRPHPVRRWIRMPRASTEYRMKRDWDAERRAAYLRDAVSVADPHVDFSRYDVVYLVADPDAPGVDSDATKVVNFERATKADGTELKRAVTVFERHPPDRHVLAHETGHVFDLPDLYHRPTDGKGDWDTHVGDWDVMGSQFGLAPEFLGWHKWKLGWLDESQVRCVTGPADRVLALEPLAAAPVPGRPGGTRLAVVRTGQNTALAIEARGATGNDRDTCKEGVLLYRVRNEEASGAGPVEVIDTHPRSGACWDRSVYPQLADAPLGVGESFTVPGERVRVEVADRTRTGAWTVKITTVR; translated from the coding sequence GTGGAGGGTCAGCAGACGCTGGAGGATTCACCCAAAGGAGTGGAGCGGCCGACCCTGCGCGCCGGCGCGGCGGTCTTCACCTCCCTGGTGGCCCTGGCTGCGACCACCCTCGCCGCGGGCCCCGCCTCGGCCGACACCTCCCCGCGCCGCTGCGCCCTGCCCCGGACCGCCGCACACCACTCGCTGGGACTGGACAGCTGGAACTCCGCGTACCCGCGGCCCGACCGCACCGTCGACGCCGTCATGGTCTTCCTGTCCTTCCCGGACTCCGCCCCCCTGACGACGCCGGACGACCTGGTCGCCGACCACTTCCCCGCGACCAGCGACTTCTTCCGCAACGCCTCGTACGGGAGGTTCCTGCTGCGCCCGCACCCCGTGCGCCGGTGGATCCGGATGCCCAGGGCGTCGACGGAGTACCGCATGAAGCGGGACTGGGACGCCGAGCGCCGGGCCGCGTACCTGCGGGACGCGGTCTCCGTCGCGGACCCGCACGTGGACTTCTCCCGCTACGACGTCGTCTATCTGGTCGCCGACCCGGACGCCCCCGGGGTGGACTCCGACGCGACCAAGGTGGTCAATTTCGAGCGGGCGACGAAGGCCGACGGTACCGAGCTGAAGCGGGCCGTCACGGTGTTCGAGCGCCATCCGCCCGACCGCCATGTCCTGGCGCACGAGACCGGGCACGTCTTCGACCTGCCGGACCTCTACCACCGGCCCACGGACGGCAAGGGCGACTGGGACACCCATGTGGGGGACTGGGACGTGATGGGCAGCCAGTTCGGGCTGGCCCCGGAGTTCCTCGGCTGGCACAAGTGGAAGCTGGGATGGCTGGACGAGAGCCAGGTCCGGTGCGTCACCGGTCCCGCCGACCGGGTGCTCGCGCTGGAGCCGCTGGCGGCCGCACCCGTGCCGGGGCGCCCCGGCGGAACCAGGCTCGCGGTGGTCAGGACCGGGCAGAACACCGCGCTGGCCATCGAGGCGCGCGGGGCGACGGGCAATGACCGGGACACCTGCAAGGAGGGTGTGCTGCTCTACCGGGTGCGGAACGAGGAGGCGTCCGGCGCCGGCCCCGTCGAGGTGATCGACACCCATCCGAGGAGCGGGGCGTGCTGGGACCGCTCGGTCTACCCGCAGCTGGCGGACGCGCCGCTCGGTGTGGGGGAGTCCTTCACCGTCCCGGGCGAGCGGGTGCGGGTGGAGGTGGCGGACCGCACCCGTACCGGAGCATGGACAGTCAAGATCACGACTGTGCGCTGA
- a CDS encoding putative bifunctional diguanylate cyclase/phosphodiesterase, which translates to MSAHTEGRGPATVAAPGGAHPLVTESQQPAAPSGTAGSARSRHGRSAGKQLGDYRAAFNASELAMALVDHEGLVVSANDALAALLGTEPDALRSRPAADLVDLAPDGRSLLAYGEVLNGRSPRLRCTRRLKHADGHPVWAEVTVVPVPGSRRLLLSVADISDRRELQSRLRHLQMHDPVTRLPNRALFFERLSSALDPSSYEHGGTGRIGLCYLDLDGFKAVNDTLGHRMGDRLLTAVASRLTECADRDGQARGGTHLVARLGGDEFAVLVEDSTGTEQLADLARSVLAALQQPFDLSGQRLSVSASIGVVERAAEGTTATGLMQDADTTLYWAKADGKARWTFFDPERNAHRMTRQALSSTLRPAVERGEFTLEYQPLVCMADGAVRGVEALVRWQHPQFGTLAPNRFIGIAEEDGSIVQLGRWILRTACRQARTWELGHPAAPPLFVSVNVAVRQLWDSDLVADVAGILDETGLAPHLLQLELTESAVMGSAGRPLQVLRALSEMGVRIAIDDFGTGYSNLAYLSRLPVSVLKLDGSFVRGFRYDDGTHPNPADETIVEAMVELAHRLGLTVTAECVETSGQAERLRRIGCDTGQGWLYSRAVAPDRIAGMIGASPLAV; encoded by the coding sequence GTGAGCGCACACACGGAAGGACGGGGCCCCGCGACCGTCGCGGCACCCGGGGGCGCCCATCCACTGGTCACGGAGAGTCAACAACCGGCGGCTCCCTCCGGCACCGCGGGGTCCGCCCGGTCCCGCCACGGCCGGTCGGCCGGTAAGCAACTCGGCGACTATCGCGCCGCGTTCAACGCCTCAGAGCTCGCCATGGCCCTCGTCGACCACGAGGGCCTCGTCGTATCCGCGAACGACGCGCTCGCCGCGCTCCTCGGCACCGAACCGGACGCCCTGCGCTCCCGGCCCGCCGCCGACCTCGTCGATCTGGCCCCGGACGGACGCTCCCTGCTGGCCTACGGTGAGGTGCTGAACGGGCGGAGCCCACGGCTCCGCTGCACCCGCCGCCTCAAGCACGCGGACGGGCACCCCGTCTGGGCCGAGGTGACCGTCGTTCCCGTCCCCGGCAGCCGGCGGCTGCTGCTCTCGGTCGCCGACATCAGCGACCGCCGCGAACTCCAGTCGCGGCTGCGCCATCTCCAGATGCACGACCCGGTGACCCGGCTGCCCAACCGCGCCCTGTTTTTCGAGCGGCTCAGCAGCGCCCTCGACCCCTCCTCGTACGAGCACGGCGGCACCGGCCGGATCGGGTTGTGCTACCTCGACCTCGACGGCTTCAAGGCGGTCAACGACACCCTCGGCCACCGTATGGGCGACCGGCTGCTCACCGCGGTGGCGTCCCGGCTGACCGAGTGCGCGGACCGGGACGGCCAGGCCCGCGGCGGCACCCATCTCGTGGCCCGGCTCGGCGGCGACGAGTTCGCCGTCCTGGTCGAGGACTCCACCGGTACGGAGCAGCTCGCCGATCTGGCCAGGTCCGTACTGGCCGCGCTCCAGCAGCCGTTCGACCTGTCGGGGCAGCGGCTGTCGGTCTCCGCGTCCATCGGGGTGGTGGAGCGCGCGGCGGAGGGCACCACCGCGACCGGCCTGATGCAGGACGCGGACACGACGCTGTACTGGGCGAAGGCGGACGGCAAGGCCCGCTGGACGTTCTTCGACCCGGAGCGCAACGCCCACCGGATGACCCGTCAGGCGCTCTCGTCCACGCTCAGACCGGCGGTGGAGCGCGGGGAGTTCACGCTCGAGTACCAGCCGCTGGTGTGCATGGCGGACGGCGCGGTCCGGGGCGTGGAGGCGCTGGTGCGCTGGCAGCACCCCCAGTTCGGCACGCTCGCGCCGAATCGGTTCATCGGCATCGCCGAGGAGGACGGGTCGATCGTCCAGCTCGGCCGCTGGATCCTGCGCACCGCCTGCCGGCAGGCCCGCACGTGGGAGCTCGGGCACCCGGCGGCTCCGCCCCTGTTCGTCAGCGTCAACGTCGCCGTGCGCCAGCTGTGGGACTCCGACCTGGTCGCCGACGTGGCCGGGATCCTCGACGAGACCGGCCTCGCGCCGCACCTGCTGCAGCTGGAACTCACCGAGTCCGCGGTGATGGGCTCGGCTGGGCGCCCGCTGCAGGTGCTCCGGGCGCTGAGCGAGATGGGTGTCCGCATCGCGATCGACGACTTCGGGACGGGCTACTCCAACCTGGCCTATCTCAGCCGCCTTCCGGTGTCCGTGCTGAAGCTCGACGGATCGTTCGTCCGTGGCTTCCGCTACGACGACGGCACACACCCGAACCCCGCCGACGAGACGATCGTCGAGGCCATGGTCGAGCTCGCCCACCGGCTCGGCCTGACGGTCACCGCCGAGTGCGTCGAGACCTCGGGCCAGGCCGAGCGGCTGCGCCGCATCGGCTGCGACACGGGGCAGGGCTGGCTGTACTCGCGCGCGGTGGCACCGGACCGGATCGCCGGGATGATCGGGGCCAGTCCGCTCGCGGTCTGA
- a CDS encoding LLM class flavin-dependent oxidoreductase, whose translation MDTPDAARPADGIRGTAPGGAPVPLSVLDLVTVGSGSTAGRALRTSVELARLAERRGYHRHWVAEHHSMPGVASSSPAVILAHLAAHTERIRLGSGGVMLPNHAPLVIAEQFGTLEALAPGRVDLGLGRAPGTDGATAAALRRTDRLTDGADDFPEQLAELTRFLDDDFPDGHPYARIHAVPGPVQATAPGGVRSSARPPVWLLGSSGFSARLAGTLGLPFAFAHHFSARNTVPALDLYRDSFRPSPVLDAPYALIGVAALASDDPREARRQAMTGALAMLRLTTGRPGLIPTPEEAEAYDFRPMEREFVDGRLADIVHGTPGEVRAGLDELQKRTGADELMITASTHGGEFRLRSYELIADAYGLPG comes from the coding sequence GTGGACACACCGGACGCAGCACGCCCCGCCGACGGGATCCGGGGAACGGCGCCGGGCGGCGCGCCCGTACCGCTGTCGGTACTGGACCTGGTCACCGTCGGCAGCGGCAGTACCGCCGGCCGGGCGCTGCGCACCAGCGTGGAGCTCGCCCGACTCGCCGAGCGGCGCGGCTACCACCGGCACTGGGTCGCCGAGCACCACTCGATGCCCGGTGTCGCCTCGTCGTCCCCGGCCGTGATCCTCGCCCACCTCGCCGCCCACACCGAGCGCATCCGCCTCGGCTCCGGCGGCGTCATGCTGCCCAACCACGCCCCGCTGGTGATCGCCGAGCAGTTCGGCACCCTGGAGGCCCTGGCGCCGGGGCGGGTCGACCTCGGCCTCGGCCGCGCCCCCGGGACCGACGGCGCCACCGCGGCCGCACTGCGCCGCACCGACCGGCTGACCGACGGCGCCGACGACTTCCCCGAGCAGCTCGCCGAACTGACCCGCTTCCTCGACGACGACTTCCCGGACGGCCACCCCTACGCGCGGATCCACGCCGTCCCCGGCCCGGTGCAGGCCACCGCCCCCGGCGGGGTCCGGTCCTCCGCCCGGCCGCCCGTCTGGCTGCTCGGCTCCTCCGGCTTCAGCGCCCGGCTCGCCGGGACGCTCGGTCTGCCGTTCGCCTTCGCCCACCACTTCTCGGCACGCAACACCGTTCCCGCGCTCGACCTCTACCGGGACTCCTTCCGCCCCTCGCCGGTCCTGGACGCGCCCTACGCCCTGATCGGCGTCGCCGCGCTCGCCTCGGACGACCCCCGCGAGGCACGCCGCCAGGCGATGACCGGCGCGCTGGCGATGCTGCGGCTGACCACGGGGCGGCCGGGGCTGATCCCCACGCCGGAGGAGGCCGAGGCGTACGACTTCCGGCCGATGGAACGGGAGTTCGTGGACGGCCGGCTGGCCGACATCGTCCACGGCACGCCCGGCGAGGTGCGCGCAGGCCTCGACGAGCTCCAGAAGCGCACGGGGGCCGACGAGTTGATGATCACGGCCAGCACCCACGGCGGCGAGTTCCGGCTGCGCTCCTACGAGCTGATCGCGGACGCGTACGGGCTGCCCGGGTAG
- a CDS encoding maleate cis-trans isomerase family protein, with protein sequence MTTVGLLYPGHSAEDDYPRIEVLLDSDIRLPVFHTDIGEDAHREDALIEMGAADRLAAGVEELRLAGAESVVWACTSGSFVRGRDGARSQVRELARAAGLPASSTSFAFVHAAEALGVSRVAVAATYPGEVTVLFEKFLEASGIEVVAARASGIVTAAEVGTWEREEVLELAAAGDDPRAEAVLMPDTALHTAAHLPELEADLGKPVLTANQVTVWEGLRLAGRRAWADGLGTLFARPGRAPEGGRTPPPGLLAE encoded by the coding sequence ATGACGACCGTCGGACTCCTCTACCCGGGGCACTCGGCCGAGGACGACTACCCCAGGATCGAGGTCCTGCTCGACAGCGACATCAGGCTTCCCGTCTTCCACACCGACATCGGCGAGGACGCGCACCGGGAGGACGCGCTGATCGAGATGGGCGCCGCGGACCGGCTGGCGGCGGGCGTGGAGGAACTGCGGCTGGCCGGGGCCGAGTCCGTCGTGTGGGCCTGTACCAGCGGCAGCTTCGTCCGGGGCCGGGACGGGGCCCGGAGCCAGGTCCGCGAGCTGGCGCGGGCCGCCGGGCTGCCGGCGTCGAGCACCTCCTTCGCCTTCGTCCACGCCGCCGAGGCGCTGGGCGTGAGCCGGGTGGCGGTCGCGGCCACCTACCCCGGTGAGGTGACCGTCCTCTTCGAGAAGTTCCTGGAGGCGTCGGGCATCGAGGTAGTGGCGGCCCGGGCGAGCGGGATCGTCACGGCAGCCGAGGTCGGCACCTGGGAGCGCGAGGAGGTGCTGGAGCTCGCCGCGGCGGGGGACGACCCGCGGGCGGAGGCGGTACTCATGCCGGACACCGCCCTGCACACGGCCGCCCATCTCCCCGAGCTGGAGGCGGACCTCGGCAAGCCCGTCCTCACGGCGAACCAGGTGACCGTGTGGGAGGGCCTCCGGCTGGCCGGGCGGCGGGCGTGGGCGGACGGCCTGGGAACCCTGTTCGCCCGCCCCGGCCGGGCCCCGGAAGGCGGGCGGACACCTCCTCCCGGCCTCCTCGCGGAATAA
- a CDS encoding maleate cis-trans isomerase family protein, whose amino-acid sequence MDVSLEVSLLGGPDPQRGIGVVAPFDFALDRELWRWVPDGVSLRLTRTPFVPVEVSLDLARLVSEHETLGEAVRALAASEPEVVAYACTSGSFVGGVAGERAMCEAMTTAGEVASVTTSGALLEALEELGARRIAIVTPYTESVTRSLEEYLAEAGVSVTGRAFLGLTRHIWKVPYRSVVDMARQAVVGAADALFISCTNLPTYDAIPQLEAELRMPVLSANQVTMWAALRRMGVYAVGPYQALLIRTAGPHEEPPPPPPPAPPVPPAVPPVAQPEEQEGWT is encoded by the coding sequence ATGGACGTGTCCCTCGAAGTTTCGCTTCTGGGCGGCCCCGACCCGCAGCGCGGGATCGGGGTGGTCGCCCCGTTCGACTTCGCACTCGACCGGGAGCTGTGGCGCTGGGTGCCCGACGGCGTCTCACTGCGTCTGACCCGGACCCCGTTCGTGCCCGTCGAGGTCTCGCTCGACCTGGCCCGGCTCGTCAGCGAGCACGAGACCCTCGGTGAGGCGGTCCGCGCGCTGGCCGCCTCCGAGCCGGAGGTCGTCGCCTACGCCTGCACCAGCGGCAGCTTCGTCGGCGGTGTGGCGGGCGAGCGGGCGATGTGCGAGGCGATGACCACGGCGGGGGAGGTCGCCTCGGTGACCACCTCGGGCGCTCTGCTGGAAGCCCTGGAGGAGCTGGGCGCCCGCAGGATCGCGATCGTCACGCCGTACACGGAGTCGGTCACCAGGTCGCTGGAGGAGTATCTGGCCGAGGCCGGGGTATCGGTCACGGGCCGCGCCTTCCTCGGACTGACCCGGCACATCTGGAAGGTGCCGTACCGGTCGGTGGTGGACATGGCCCGCCAGGCCGTGGTGGGCGCGGCGGACGCCCTCTTCATCAGCTGCACCAACCTGCCGACGTACGACGCGATACCCCAGCTGGAGGCGGAACTGCGCATGCCGGTGCTCTCCGCGAACCAGGTCACGATGTGGGCGGCACTGCGCAGAATGGGCGTGTACGCGGTCGGTCCCTACCAGGCCCTGCTGATCCGGACCGCCGGTCCGCACGAGGAGCCGCCGCCCCCGCCCCCGCCGGCCCCGCCCGTGCCGCCGGCCGTGCCGCCCGTCGCGCAGCCGGAGGAACAGGAAGGATGGACATGA
- a CDS encoding D-2-hydroxyacid dehydrogenase, translating into MSLPVLLVLEADPPPRLGSLTGRADVRYADAGSLASELPGADALLVWDFTSDAVRLAWPGGGPRPRWVHTPSAGVDRLLCPEFAASDTVLTNARGIFEQPIAEYVAALVLTMAKDLPGTLELQRQRRWRHRESLPVAGGRAVVAGAGPIGLAIARTLRALGLEVAVTGRTARPGVHGSDELDGLLARADWIVCAAPLTEATRGMFDGRRFSLMRPSARFVNVGRGALVVEEELVSALTGRRIAGAALDVFEEEPLGPGSPLWDVPGLIVSPHMSGDTVGWRDRLGEQFVELFDLWSAGKPLPNVVDKNRGYVPSHDS; encoded by the coding sequence ATGTCCCTACCGGTTCTCCTTGTACTGGAAGCAGACCCTCCGCCGCGGCTCGGCAGCCTCACCGGACGCGCCGACGTCCGCTACGCCGACGCCGGCTCGCTCGCCTCGGAACTTCCCGGGGCGGACGCCCTGCTGGTGTGGGACTTCACCTCCGACGCGGTGCGGCTGGCCTGGCCGGGGGGCGGCCCCCGGCCCCGCTGGGTGCACACCCCGAGCGCGGGCGTCGACCGGCTGCTCTGCCCGGAGTTCGCGGCCTCCGACACTGTCCTGACCAACGCCCGGGGGATCTTCGAGCAGCCCATCGCCGAGTACGTTGCCGCCCTGGTCCTCACGATGGCCAAGGACCTGCCGGGCACCCTGGAACTCCAGCGGCAGCGGCGCTGGCGGCACCGCGAGTCCCTGCCGGTGGCGGGCGGCCGGGCGGTCGTGGCCGGCGCCGGGCCGATCGGGCTGGCGATCGCCCGCACGCTGCGGGCACTGGGCCTGGAGGTCGCCGTCACCGGGCGCACCGCCCGCCCCGGGGTGCACGGCTCCGACGAGCTGGACGGGCTGCTCGCCCGCGCCGACTGGATCGTGTGCGCGGCCCCGCTGACGGAGGCCACCCGGGGCATGTTCGACGGCCGGAGGTTCTCCCTGATGCGCCCGTCGGCCCGCTTCGTCAACGTCGGGCGGGGCGCGCTGGTGGTCGAGGAGGAGCTGGTCTCGGCGCTCACCGGACGGCGGATCGCGGGCGCCGCCCTGGACGTCTTCGAGGAGGAGCCGCTGGGGCCGGGCAGCCCGCTGTGGGACGTTCCCGGCCTGATCGTCTCGCCGCACATGAGCGGGGACACCGTCGGCTGGCGCGATCGGCTGGGCGAGCAGTTCGTCGAGCTGTTCGACCTCTGGTCGGCCGGGAAGCCGCTGCCGAACGTGGTCGACAAGAATCGTGGGTACGTCCCCTCCCATGACTCCTGA
- a CDS encoding amidase — MTPEPNDPSALTARQLIAGYQRGDFSPLEAVRAVLDRAEAAQRLTNAFVRIDAEQAIEQAEAATERRRRREPLGPLDGVPVTVKDIFLQAGGPTLRGSRTVRADASAWDEDAPVVARLREQGAVLVGKTTTPEFGWKGVTDSPLTGVTRNPYDVSRTAGGSSGGSAAAVALGAAPLSIGTDGGGSVRIPASFCGIFGLKPTYGRIPLYPSSPFGTLAHAGPMTRDAADAALLLDAISGPDWRDWSQAAPAPAAGDGLADGVKGLRIAFSASFGGQVAVRPAVASAVRGAVGRLAELGAYIEEADPDITDPVDAFHTLWFTGAARLVQHFGREQRELLDPGLREVCAEGERASALDYLAAVDARMDLGRRLGRFHTAYDLLVTPTLPVTAFEAGAEVPKGSGHRRWTGWTPFTYPFNLTQQPAATVPCGVDEDGLPVGVQLVGPRHADALVLRAAHALYASGAAAVPPPAAG, encoded by the coding sequence ATGACTCCTGAGCCGAACGACCCGAGTGCCCTGACCGCACGTCAGCTCATCGCCGGCTACCAGCGCGGCGACTTCTCCCCGCTGGAGGCGGTCCGCGCGGTCCTCGACCGGGCCGAGGCGGCGCAGCGCCTCACCAACGCGTTCGTCCGGATCGACGCCGAGCAGGCGATCGAGCAGGCGGAGGCGGCCACCGAGCGCCGCCGCAGAAGGGAGCCGCTCGGGCCGCTCGACGGCGTACCGGTCACGGTCAAGGACATCTTCCTGCAGGCGGGAGGGCCCACGCTGCGGGGCTCCAGGACGGTGCGTGCGGACGCCTCCGCCTGGGACGAGGACGCCCCGGTCGTGGCGCGGCTGCGGGAGCAGGGCGCGGTCCTCGTCGGGAAGACGACGACGCCGGAGTTCGGCTGGAAGGGCGTCACGGACTCCCCGCTGACCGGGGTGACCCGCAATCCGTACGACGTCTCCCGCACGGCGGGCGGGTCCAGCGGCGGGAGCGCGGCGGCGGTGGCACTGGGCGCGGCCCCGCTGTCCATCGGGACCGACGGCGGAGGGTCGGTGCGCATCCCGGCGTCGTTCTGCGGGATCTTCGGGCTGAAGCCGACGTACGGCCGGATCCCGCTCTACCCGTCGAGCCCGTTCGGCACGCTGGCCCACGCGGGGCCGATGACCCGGGACGCCGCCGACGCGGCCCTGCTGCTGGACGCGATCAGCGGGCCGGACTGGCGGGACTGGTCGCAGGCGGCGCCCGCACCGGCCGCGGGCGACGGCCTGGCGGACGGTGTCAAGGGGCTGCGGATCGCGTTCTCCGCGTCCTTCGGCGGCCAGGTGGCGGTCCGCCCGGCGGTGGCGTCGGCGGTACGCGGCGCCGTGGGCCGGCTGGCCGAGCTGGGCGCGTACATCGAGGAGGCCGATCCGGACATCACCGACCCGGTGGACGCGTTCCACACCCTGTGGTTCACCGGGGCGGCGCGCCTGGTGCAGCACTTCGGCAGGGAGCAGCGGGAGCTGCTGGACCCGGGGCTGCGGGAGGTCTGCGCGGAGGGCGAGCGGGCCTCGGCGCTCGACTACCTCGCCGCCGTGGACGCCCGGATGGACCTCGGACGCCGGCTGGGACGGTTCCACACCGCGTACGACCTGCTGGTCACGCCGACGCTGCCGGTCACCGCCTTCGAGGCGGGCGCGGAGGTGCCGAAGGGCTCCGGCCACCGCCGCTGGACGGGCTGGACCCCGTTCACCTACCCGTTCAACCTCACCCAGCAGCCGGCGGCGACGGTGCCCTGCGGGGTGGACGAGGACGGGCTGCCGGTGGGGGTCCAGCTGGTCGGCCCCCGCCACGCGGACGCCCTGGTGCTGCGCGCGGCGCACGCGCTCTACGCGTCGGGCGCGGCGGCGGTGCCGCCCCCGGCCGCCGGGTGA
- a CDS encoding DUF3830 family protein — protein sequence MADRYIEVSLTKRGVRCTARLLDDRAPLTCQSVWDALPLGGDVYHAKYARNEIYALFPAFADREPPLENPTVTPIPGDLCYFTFSGTELGTAAYGYDRDLSRPVTVDLALFYERNNLLLNGDTGWVPGIVWGQVVDGLDRMADACQDLWRAGALGETLSFRRA from the coding sequence ATGGCCGATCGATACATCGAAGTCTCGCTCACCAAGCGCGGCGTGCGCTGCACCGCACGGCTCCTGGACGACCGGGCGCCCCTGACCTGCCAGTCCGTCTGGGACGCGCTGCCGCTCGGCGGCGACGTGTACCACGCGAAGTACGCCCGCAACGAGATCTACGCCCTGTTCCCCGCGTTCGCCGACCGGGAGCCGCCGCTGGAGAACCCGACGGTGACCCCGATCCCGGGCGACCTCTGCTACTTCACCTTCAGCGGCACCGAGCTGGGCACCGCCGCCTACGGCTACGACCGGGACCTGTCCCGGCCGGTGACGGTGGACCTCGCGCTCTTCTACGAGCGCAACAACCTGCTGCTCAACGGCGACACGGGCTGGGTGCCGGGCATCGTGTGGGGGCAGGTGGTCGACGGTCTCGACCGGATGGCCGACGCCTGCCAGGACCTGTGGCGCGCGGGAGCGCTCGGCGAGACGCTGTCGTTCCGCCGCGCCTGA